The following coding sequences lie in one Stenotrophomonas rhizophila genomic window:
- a CDS encoding siderophore-interacting protein produces MAVHENKLLRHTVTFRPLQVLRTEEISPCMRRVIVGGPALEGFDSPSPDDHVKLFFPNAEGQFVVPTMTPEGPRYPEGQQPSPARDYTPRWWDLEAGELALDFVMHGHGVASSWAANAQPGDAIAVGGPRGSHMTAPDYDTYVLIGDETALPAIGRWLETLPEGAQADVYIEIPESGDRQELPDDDRIRVSWLERNGFDAASSTLLEDVLTDFEEPDGDTFYWIATESRRARMMRKYIEGHLGVPKDWIRSTGYWKAHADEHDGD; encoded by the coding sequence TGCTGCGCACCGAAGAGATCAGCCCGTGCATGCGCCGGGTGATCGTGGGCGGGCCGGCGCTGGAAGGGTTTGATTCGCCCTCGCCCGACGACCACGTGAAGCTGTTCTTCCCCAATGCCGAGGGCCAGTTCGTGGTGCCCACGATGACCCCGGAAGGCCCGCGCTACCCGGAAGGCCAGCAGCCCTCGCCCGCCCGCGACTACACCCCGCGCTGGTGGGACCTGGAGGCCGGTGAGCTGGCGCTGGATTTCGTCATGCATGGGCACGGCGTGGCGTCGAGCTGGGCCGCCAACGCGCAGCCGGGCGACGCGATCGCGGTGGGCGGCCCGCGCGGGTCGCACATGACCGCACCGGACTACGACACCTACGTGCTGATTGGCGATGAAACCGCGCTGCCGGCGATTGGCCGCTGGCTGGAGACGCTGCCGGAAGGCGCGCAGGCCGATGTGTATATCGAGATTCCCGAGTCGGGCGACCGCCAGGAACTGCCGGACGATGACCGCATCCGGGTGTCGTGGCTGGAGCGCAACGGTTTCGATGCGGCCAGCAGCACGTTGCTGGAAGACGTGCTGACCGATTTCGAGGAGCCCGACGGCGATACGTTCTACTGGATCGCCACCGAGTCGCGCCGGGCGCGGATGATGCGCAAGTACATCGAAGGCCACCTGGGCGTGCCCAAGGACTGGATCCGCTCGACCGGCTACTGGAAGGCCCACGCCGACGAGCACGACGGGGACTGA
- a CDS encoding YceI family protein: protein MTMTRKLLLPLALTLAIAACSKPADEAAAPAADAAPAAAATTPAADAAAATPAAPAAEAIQIASGTYKLDPTHTDVLVQWSHFGFSHPTAHFGAAEGTLVYDAADVTKSTVEVKLPLTGLNSFTAKFDEHLKSADFFDAAKFPAASFKSTKVEANGTNKLTVTGDLTIKDITKPVTLDVTINGGGEHPMAKVPAAGFDATTTIKRSDFGVGAYAPNVSDEVNIRITTEATGEKPAA, encoded by the coding sequence ATGACCATGACCCGCAAACTGCTGTTGCCGCTGGCCCTCACCCTGGCCATCGCCGCCTGCTCCAAGCCGGCCGACGAAGCGGCTGCCCCGGCCGCCGACGCTGCGCCGGCCGCTGCCGCCACCACCCCGGCTGCCGACGCCGCTGCTGCTACCCCGGCCGCCCCGGCTGCTGAAGCCATCCAGATCGCCTCGGGCACCTACAAGCTCGACCCGACCCACACCGACGTGCTGGTCCAGTGGAGCCACTTCGGCTTCTCGCACCCGACCGCCCACTTCGGCGCGGCCGAAGGCACCCTGGTGTATGACGCGGCCGACGTGACCAAGTCCACCGTGGAAGTGAAGCTGCCGCTGACCGGCCTCAACAGCTTCACCGCCAAGTTCGACGAGCACCTGAAGAGCGCCGACTTCTTCGACGCTGCCAAGTTCCCGGCTGCTTCGTTCAAGAGCACCAAGGTGGAAGCCAACGGCACCAACAAGCTCACCGTGACCGGCGACCTGACCATCAAGGACATCACCAAGCCGGTGACCCTGGATGTGACGATCAATGGCGGTGGCGAGCACCCGATGGCCAAGGTGCCGGCCGCCGGCTTCGACGCCACCACCACCATCAAGCGCAGCGATTTCGGCGTGGGCGCGTATGCCCCGAACGTCAGCGATGAAGTGAACATCCGCATCACCACCGAAGCCACCGGCGAAAAGCCGGCTGCTTGA
- a CDS encoding malonic semialdehyde reductase, translating into MSHVLNDAALDQLFRTARTQNAFLDTPVDDSQLQALYELLKWGPTAANGSPARFVFVKSPEAKAKLAPALSEGNHDKTLAAPVTVIVAFDEDFHEKLPYLFPHTDAKAWFDGPREARTEGAFRNGSLQGAYLILAARALGLDAGPMSGFDNAKVDEAFFKGTAIKSNFLVNLGYGDSSGLFPRLPRLSFDEAARIA; encoded by the coding sequence ATGTCCCACGTGCTCAACGATGCTGCGCTTGACCAGCTGTTCCGTACCGCCCGCACCCAGAACGCCTTCCTCGACACGCCCGTCGACGACAGCCAGCTGCAGGCCCTGTACGAACTGCTGAAGTGGGGCCCCACTGCGGCCAACGGCAGCCCGGCGCGCTTCGTGTTCGTGAAAAGCCCGGAAGCCAAGGCCAAGCTCGCCCCGGCGCTGTCCGAAGGCAATCACGACAAGACCCTGGCCGCGCCGGTCACGGTGATCGTCGCCTTCGACGAAGACTTCCACGAAAAGCTGCCCTACCTGTTCCCGCACACCGACGCCAAGGCGTGGTTCGACGGCCCGCGTGAAGCCCGTACCGAAGGCGCATTCCGCAACGGCAGCCTGCAGGGCGCCTACCTGATCCTGGCCGCCCGCGCGCTGGGTCTGGATGCCGGCCCGATGTCCGGCTTCGACAATGCCAAGGTCGACGAAGCCTTCTTCAAGGGCACCGCGATCAAGTCGAATTTCCTGGTCAACTTGGGGTACGGTGATTCTTCGGGCCTGTTCCCGCGGCTGCCCCGCCTGAGCTTCGACGAAGCAGCGCGCATCGCATAA
- a CDS encoding mitochondrial fission ELM1 family protein — protein sequence MPYVKRWSPPWTITDGRAGNVRQAVALASALKLGAHQPLVLSPRAPWRWLAPRWLPGAARGFGPAFQQLAAAHPQLAIGCGRQAAGALRELRRGGTTVVQILDPRISARHWDLLVVPEHDRLRGSNVLTLLGSLNPVNDDWLACGRAAFAAFGTLPGPRTALLVGGPTPHAPWHEPHMVQVFQQLAAQLRAEGGSLLATTSRRTPPALVGALRSAFADVPHVIWGDGGDGVNPYAGLLGWANRVVVSPDSVNLLSEACATRMPVAVALADQAQARLAQFQQALRERGRLQPRWLDWHTDGRVTPLRETTRIAAEVQARLLPV from the coding sequence ATGCCATACGTGAAACGATGGAGTCCGCCCTGGACGATCACTGACGGCCGTGCCGGCAATGTGCGGCAGGCGGTGGCGCTGGCGTCGGCACTGAAACTGGGGGCGCATCAACCGCTGGTGCTGAGCCCGCGCGCGCCGTGGCGCTGGCTGGCGCCACGCTGGCTGCCGGGCGCGGCACGCGGCTTCGGCCCGGCCTTCCAGCAGCTGGCTGCCGCGCACCCGCAGCTGGCCATTGGCTGTGGCCGCCAGGCGGCCGGGGCGCTGCGCGAACTGCGCCGGGGCGGCACCACGGTGGTGCAGATCCTGGACCCGCGGATCAGCGCGCGGCACTGGGACCTGCTGGTGGTACCCGAACACGACCGCCTGCGCGGCAGCAACGTCCTGACCCTGCTGGGCAGCCTGAACCCGGTCAACGATGACTGGCTGGCCTGCGGGCGCGCCGCGTTCGCCGCCTTCGGCACGTTGCCCGGCCCACGCACCGCATTGCTGGTGGGTGGCCCTACCCCGCACGCGCCGTGGCACGAGCCGCACATGGTGCAGGTGTTCCAGCAGTTGGCCGCGCAGCTGCGTGCCGAAGGCGGCAGCCTGCTGGCCACCACGTCGCGGCGCACGCCGCCCGCGCTGGTGGGCGCGCTGCGCAGTGCCTTCGCCGATGTTCCGCATGTGATCTGGGGCGATGGCGGCGACGGCGTCAATCCGTATGCGGGGCTGCTGGGCTGGGCCAACCGCGTGGTGGTGTCGCCCGATTCGGTGAACCTGCTGTCCGAGGCGTGCGCCACGCGCATGCCGGTGGCGGTGGCGCTGGCCGACCAGGCGCAGGCACGGCTGGCGCAGTTCCAACAGGCACTGCGCGAACGCGGTCGGTTGCAACCGCGCTGGCTCGACTGGCACACCGACGGGCGCGTCACGCCGCTGCGCGAAACCACGCGCATTGCCGCTGAAGTACAGGCACGCCTGCTGCCGGTATGA
- a CDS encoding DUF2145 domain-containing protein, with protein MEDRRPAMITRLRQAVLCGLLLGTAAIAQAEPQCVERYPTPAALASMFDVALATTDALDALEGVDVVLVARGGQDLSKYGLRHSHVAFLLREDDGQWRAVHLLNPCKTAQSHLFREGVATFIGETSAHTDLRIGVPTPALRATLKTMLTQPAIQARALHEARYSVVAYPFSTEYQNSNQWILEVLAAALAQNEDGTLIVNRTQVQDWLKQHRYRPSTLHIGVAKRLGARFFVPNAAVTDHPASERISGNYSVVTVESVFDFVQQQKALQMELPIAHVAVDGITAPKP; from the coding sequence ATGGAAGACCGCCGTCCTGCGATGATCACGCGCCTGCGCCAGGCGGTGCTGTGCGGGCTGCTGCTGGGCACCGCCGCCATCGCCCAGGCCGAACCGCAGTGCGTGGAACGCTATCCCACGCCGGCTGCGCTGGCATCGATGTTCGATGTGGCGCTGGCCACCACCGACGCGTTGGATGCGCTGGAGGGCGTGGACGTGGTGCTGGTGGCACGCGGCGGCCAGGACCTGAGCAAGTACGGGTTGCGCCACAGCCACGTGGCGTTCCTGCTGCGCGAAGACGACGGCCAGTGGCGCGCGGTGCACCTGCTCAACCCGTGCAAGACCGCGCAGTCGCATCTGTTCCGCGAAGGCGTGGCCACCTTCATTGGTGAAACGTCCGCGCATACCGACCTGCGCATCGGCGTGCCCACGCCGGCGCTGCGTGCGACGTTGAAGACGATGCTGACCCAGCCGGCCATCCAGGCGCGCGCGCTGCACGAGGCACGCTACAGCGTGGTGGCCTACCCGTTCAGTACCGAGTACCAGAACTCCAACCAATGGATTCTGGAAGTGCTGGCGGCTGCATTGGCGCAGAACGAAGACGGCACGCTCATCGTCAACCGCACCCAGGTGCAGGACTGGCTGAAGCAGCACCGCTACCGGCCCAGCACGCTGCACATCGGCGTGGCCAAGCGCTTGGGCGCACGCTTCTTCGTACCCAATGCGGCGGTCACCGACCACCCGGCCAGCGAGCGCATCTCGGGCAACTACTCGGTGGTGACGGTGGAGTCGGTGTTCGACTTCGTGCAGCAGCAGAAGGCGCTGCAGATGGAACTGCCGATCGCGCACGTGGCGGTGGACGGCATCACCGCGCCCAAGCCGTGA
- a CDS encoding queuosine precursor transporter, which translates to MSVRPSITFAPLTPRALLLAVLAMGAVVLGSNVLVQYPINDWLTWGAFSYPVAFLVSNLINRRFGPQAARKVAWAGFALAVVLSIWIATPRIAVASCLAFIAAQLLDITVFDRLRRGHWWRAPMVATTCSATLDTTIFWSIAFAGSSLPWVSWAAGDLAVKLTIGVFLLAPFRALLWKMAPRAA; encoded by the coding sequence ATGTCTGTGCGTCCTTCGATCACCTTTGCCCCGTTGACCCCGCGCGCGCTGTTGCTGGCGGTGCTGGCCATGGGCGCGGTGGTGCTGGGCAGCAACGTGCTGGTGCAGTACCCGATCAACGACTGGCTGACCTGGGGCGCCTTCAGCTACCCGGTGGCGTTCCTGGTGAGCAACCTGATCAACCGGCGCTTCGGGCCGCAGGCCGCGCGCAAGGTGGCGTGGGCCGGGTTCGCGCTGGCGGTGGTGTTGTCGATCTGGATCGCCACGCCGCGCATCGCGGTGGCCTCGTGCCTGGCCTTCATTGCCGCGCAGCTGCTGGACATCACCGTGTTCGACCGGCTGCGCCGCGGGCACTGGTGGCGCGCGCCGATGGTGGCCACCACCTGCAGCGCCACGCTGGACACGACGATCTTCTGGAGCATCGCGTTTGCCGGCTCCAGCTTGCCGTGGGTGAGCTGGGCCGCGGGCGACCTGGCGGTGAAGCTGACCATCGGTGTGTTCCTGCTGGCGCCGTTCCGCGCGTTGCTGTGGAAGATGGCGCCGCGCGCGGCGTAA
- the glnE gene encoding bifunctional [glutamate--ammonia ligase]-adenylyl-L-tyrosine phosphorylase/[glutamate--ammonia-ligase] adenylyltransferase, whose product MPIPADAVPAALVPLVDRALARLALSLADSGSWPPPAEVLDQVRLLAITSDFAIDTLCRQPALLAHLIQPGCPPLARPELDPQHPSDWPQRLRRYRTAASTRLIWRDLAGLDDVPATLAGATALAEDCLGIGLAALEQEFATRHGVVRAADGSAQQLVVFGLGKLGGGELNFSSDVDLVYAYPQGGESDGARPLAAEEYFARLGQRLARLLDETTVDGFSHRVDLRLRPFGSAGRVALSFAGMDQYFQREGRDWERYAWLKARAVAGDIAAGEAWLQTLRPFVYRRYLDFTALDGLREMKAAITAEVSRREMFDDIKRGPGGIREIEFLCQALQLIRGGREASLRERRLLHALPALVACGQMAAQDGEDLLHAYGFLRRLENRLQMLRDAQTHALPTDPTDRLRIATGLGYPDWDALIAALDAQRTRVSTEFGALLAPRKGQAAPDALSNYWRGLPDNGSAEILADAGFHDPHSADQSLRDFAQSLGVKSLSDSARARLDRVLPALLHAATRSPQPDAALKRVLGLLQAILRRTSYLALLDEQPSALARLVDVLARSALLAERLAAYPLLLDELLDVRVSGPMPDADAMQAECDAALAVDDPEAALRLLNETRLALSFRMALATLDGRQRAVDSTRQLAELAQAVVVTVHAMAAADMHAAHGGIPGGRFAIIGYGSLGGLELGFGSDLDLVFLHDHPADQDSSDGKRPLDPGRWYARLAQKVMALLGAVTAAGRLYDIDVRLRPDGGKGALVSSLASYTEYQRERAWTWEHQALVRARGIAGDATLLADFERVRAQTLARPRDADVLYADVIKMRARMRTELDRSDAARLDLKQGAGGIVDLEFLLQTGVLDSAGAHPQVLEPRDTPRLIDALASIAWLPGGTRQGLHDAHAALLDVGLACTLDRRPRLAAPTPALEEARAVISAACDAAGLPFQTPHPA is encoded by the coding sequence ATGCCGATTCCCGCCGACGCTGTCCCCGCCGCCCTCGTTCCCCTCGTCGACCGCGCCCTGGCGCGCCTGGCCCTGTCGCTGGCCGACAGCGGCAGCTGGCCACCGCCGGCCGAGGTTCTGGACCAGGTACGCCTGCTGGCCATCACCAGCGATTTCGCCATCGACACCCTGTGCCGCCAACCGGCGCTGCTGGCCCACCTCATCCAGCCCGGCTGCCCGCCGCTGGCGCGCCCCGAGCTCGACCCCCAGCACCCCAGCGACTGGCCGCAGCGCCTGCGCCGCTACCGCACTGCCGCCTCCACCCGGCTGATCTGGCGCGACCTGGCCGGGCTCGACGACGTGCCCGCCACCCTGGCCGGCGCCACCGCCCTGGCCGAAGACTGCCTGGGCATCGGCCTGGCCGCGCTCGAGCAGGAATTTGCCACCCGCCACGGCGTGGTCCGCGCCGCCGACGGCAGCGCCCAGCAGCTGGTGGTGTTCGGGCTGGGCAAGCTGGGCGGCGGCGAACTCAATTTCAGCTCCGACGTCGACTTGGTCTACGCCTACCCGCAAGGCGGTGAATCCGACGGCGCGCGCCCGCTGGCCGCCGAGGAATACTTCGCCCGACTCGGCCAGCGCCTGGCGCGGCTGCTGGACGAAACCACCGTGGACGGCTTCAGCCACCGCGTCGACCTGCGCCTGCGCCCGTTCGGCAGTGCCGGCCGGGTAGCGCTGTCGTTCGCCGGCATGGACCAGTACTTCCAGCGCGAAGGCCGCGACTGGGAACGCTACGCCTGGCTCAAGGCGCGCGCGGTGGCCGGCGACATCGCCGCCGGTGAAGCGTGGCTGCAGACCCTGCGCCCGTTCGTGTACCGCCGCTACCTCGATTTCACCGCGCTCGATGGCCTGCGCGAGATGAAGGCGGCGATCACCGCCGAAGTCTCGCGCCGGGAAATGTTCGACGACATCAAACGCGGCCCCGGTGGCATCCGCGAAATTGAATTCCTGTGCCAGGCCCTGCAGCTGATCCGCGGCGGCCGCGAAGCCAGCCTGCGCGAACGCCGCCTGCTGCATGCGCTGCCCGCGCTGGTGGCCTGTGGGCAGATGGCCGCGCAGGACGGTGAAGACCTGCTGCACGCGTACGGCTTCCTGCGTCGGCTGGAAAACCGCCTGCAGATGCTGCGCGATGCCCAGACCCACGCGCTGCCTACCGACCCCACCGACCGCCTGCGCATCGCCACCGGCCTGGGCTACCCCGACTGGGACGCGCTGATCGCCGCGCTCGACGCGCAACGCACCCGGGTCAGCACCGAATTCGGCGCGCTGCTGGCCCCGCGCAAGGGCCAGGCCGCGCCCGATGCGCTGTCCAACTACTGGCGCGGCCTGCCCGACAACGGCAGCGCCGAGATCCTCGCCGATGCCGGCTTCCACGACCCGCACAGCGCCGACCAGTCGCTGCGCGATTTCGCCCAGTCGCTGGGCGTGAAGTCGCTGTCCGACAGCGCCCGCGCGCGCCTGGACCGCGTGCTGCCGGCGCTGCTGCACGCCGCCACCCGTTCGCCCCAGCCCGACGCCGCGCTCAAGCGCGTGCTCGGCCTGCTGCAGGCCATCCTGCGTCGCACCAGCTACCTGGCGCTGCTGGACGAACAGCCCAGCGCGCTGGCGCGGCTGGTGGACGTACTGGCCCGCAGCGCGTTGCTGGCCGAACGGCTGGCCGCCTACCCGCTGCTGCTGGATGAGCTGTTGGACGTGCGCGTGTCCGGGCCGATGCCCGACGCCGACGCGATGCAGGCCGAGTGCGATGCCGCGCTGGCCGTGGACGACCCCGAAGCCGCGCTGCGCCTGCTCAACGAAACCCGCCTTGCCCTGAGTTTCCGCATGGCGCTGGCCACCCTCGACGGTCGCCAGCGCGCCGTGGACAGCACCCGCCAGCTGGCCGAGCTGGCCCAGGCGGTGGTGGTGACCGTGCATGCCATGGCCGCTGCCGACATGCACGCCGCCCACGGCGGTATTCCCGGTGGGCGGTTTGCGATCATCGGCTACGGCAGCCTGGGGGGGCTGGAACTGGGCTTTGGTTCGGACCTGGACCTGGTGTTCCTGCACGACCACCCGGCTGACCAGGACAGCAGCGACGGCAAGCGGCCGCTCGATCCGGGCCGCTGGTATGCACGGCTGGCACAGAAGGTGATGGCTCTGCTGGGCGCGGTCACCGCCGCGGGTCGGCTCTACGACATCGACGTGCGCCTGCGCCCGGACGGCGGCAAGGGCGCGCTGGTGTCCTCGCTGGCCAGCTACACCGAGTACCAGCGCGAGCGCGCGTGGACCTGGGAACACCAGGCCTTGGTACGCGCACGCGGCATCGCCGGCGACGCCACCCTGCTGGCCGATTTCGAACGCGTGCGCGCGCAGACACTCGCCCGCCCCCGCGATGCCGACGTGCTCTACGCCGACGTCATAAAAATGCGCGCACGCATGCGCACCGAACTGGACCGCAGCGACGCCGCGCGGCTGGACCTGAAGCAGGGCGCCGGTGGCATTGTCGACCTCGAATTCCTGCTGCAGACCGGCGTCCTCGACAGCGCCGGCGCGCACCCGCAGGTACTGGAACCGCGCGACACCCCGCGCCTGATCGACGCCCTGGCCAGCATCGCCTGGCTACCCGGCGGCACCCGCCAGGGCCTGCATGACGCGCACGCCGCGTTGCTGGACGTCGGCCTGGCCTGCACCCTCGACCGCCGCCCGCGCCTGGCCGCGCCCACACCCGCACTCGAAGAAGCCCGCGCGGTCATCAGCGCCGCCTGCGACGCAGCCGGCCTCCCGTTCCAGACCCCGCACCCCGCGTAG
- a CDS encoding acetyl-CoA hydrolase/transferase family protein, which yields MSVDRIANARLRDRVVSAEAAAALIQPGETVAMSGFTGSGYPKAVPVALAQRIEAVHAQGLPFQISLMTGASTAPELDGALAKADGIAMRMPFQSDPDARNRINEGKLDYIDIHLSHVAQHVWFGFYGDIDTAVVEVSAIREDGSLVPSTSVGNNKTWLDLAKKVIIEVNEWQPAGVDGMHDIYYGTALPPHRKPIPLVHANDRIGETSLRCDPDKIVAVVRTNGPDRNSPFSPIDTTSEQIAAHLIDFLKHEVAKGRLPANLLPLQSGVGNIPNAVLAGLAKSGFRDLAAFTEVIQDGMLDLLRDGVLSYASCTGFALSPQANETFKANIDFYRERIIMRTQEISNHPELVRRLGCIGMNGMIEADLYGNVNSTHVMGTRIMNGIGGSGDFARNGFLSAFLSPSTAKNGSISAIVPMVSHVDHTEHDVSVIVTEQGLADLRGLTPRKRARVVIDNCAHPDFRDQLNDYFDRASRDSYGKHTPHLLPEALSWHQRWLDTGTMKA from the coding sequence ATGTCTGTCGATCGCATTGCCAACGCGCGTCTGCGTGACCGCGTTGTATCCGCTGAAGCTGCCGCCGCCCTGATCCAACCGGGTGAAACCGTCGCCATGAGCGGCTTTACCGGTTCAGGTTATCCCAAGGCGGTGCCGGTGGCGCTGGCCCAGCGCATCGAGGCGGTGCATGCCCAGGGGCTGCCCTTCCAGATCAGTCTGATGACCGGCGCGTCCACCGCCCCGGAGCTGGACGGCGCACTGGCCAAGGCCGACGGCATCGCCATGCGCATGCCGTTCCAGAGCGACCCGGATGCGCGCAACCGCATCAACGAGGGCAAGCTGGATTACATCGACATCCACCTCAGCCACGTGGCCCAGCATGTGTGGTTCGGGTTCTATGGCGACATCGACACGGCCGTGGTGGAAGTGTCGGCAATCCGCGAGGACGGCTCGCTCGTGCCGTCCACGTCGGTGGGCAACAACAAGACCTGGCTGGACCTGGCCAAGAAGGTGATCATCGAGGTCAACGAATGGCAGCCGGCCGGCGTGGACGGCATGCATGACATCTACTACGGCACGGCGCTGCCGCCGCACCGCAAGCCGATTCCGCTGGTGCACGCCAACGACCGCATCGGCGAGACCTCGCTGCGCTGCGACCCGGACAAGATCGTGGCGGTGGTGCGCACCAACGGCCCGGACCGCAACAGCCCGTTCAGCCCGATCGACACCACCAGCGAGCAGATCGCCGCGCACCTGATCGACTTCCTGAAGCACGAAGTGGCCAAGGGCCGGCTGCCGGCCAACCTGCTGCCGCTGCAGAGCGGCGTGGGCAACATTCCCAACGCGGTGCTGGCCGGGCTGGCCAAGAGCGGCTTCCGCGACCTGGCCGCGTTCACCGAGGTGATCCAGGACGGCATGCTGGACCTGCTGCGCGACGGGGTGCTGAGCTATGCCTCGTGCACCGGGTTCGCGCTGAGCCCGCAGGCCAATGAGACCTTCAAGGCGAACATCGATTTCTACCGCGAGCGCATCATCATGCGCACGCAGGAAATCTCGAACCATCCCGAACTGGTGCGCCGCCTGGGCTGCATCGGCATGAACGGGATGATCGAAGCGGACCTGTACGGCAACGTCAATTCCACCCATGTGATGGGCACGCGGATCATGAACGGCATTGGCGGCTCGGGCGACTTCGCGCGCAACGGGTTCCTGTCGGCGTTCCTGAGCCCGTCCACGGCCAAGAACGGCAGCATCTCGGCAATCGTGCCGATGGTGAGCCACGTGGACCACACCGAGCACGACGTGTCGGTGATCGTGACCGAACAGGGCCTGGCCGACCTGCGCGGGCTGACCCCGCGCAAGCGCGCGCGGGTGGTGATCGACAACTGCGCGCATCCTGATTTCCGCGATCAGTTGAACGATTACTTCGACCGCGCCAGCCGCGACAGTTACGGCAAGCACACCCCGCATCTGTTGCCCGAAGCGTTGTCGTGGCACCAGCGGTGGTTGGATACGGGCACGATGAAGGCGTGA
- the hglS gene encoding 2-oxoadipate dioxygenase/decarboxylase HglS, with protein MSADRFVSPDDIRSLFAQAMSTMYRTEVPLYGTLVDLVAEINDAVLTANPALAEQLDRTDERTRLDQERHGAIRVGTAEELATLGRLFAVMGMHPVGYYDLSVAGVPVHSTAFRPRTAKALAHNPFRVFTSLLRLELIEDAALRDESARILARRRIFTDTALALIDQAERDGGLRQEDARRFVIESLETFRWHGDATVSLATYHALHDAHRLIADVVSFRGPHINHLTPRTLDIDAAQAAMLARGIDAKAVVEGPPPRRCPILLRQTSFKALQETVHFPSGEAADAGTHTARFGEIEQRGLALTPKGRALYDQLLAQARDSGGAGSTGQDYPTRLAAAFTAFPDDHATLRREGLGYYRYALTDAGRADSAAIGDLPAEALIAAGLASADPIVYEDFLPVSAAGIFQSNLGGEEQRAYAAHANREAFEQALGMQVEDEFAIYERLQAESLATLRNA; from the coding sequence ATGAGCGCCGACCGTTTCGTTTCACCCGACGATATCCGCAGCCTGTTCGCCCAGGCCATGTCCACCATGTACCGCACCGAGGTGCCGTTGTACGGCACGCTGGTGGACCTGGTGGCCGAGATCAACGATGCCGTGCTCACCGCCAACCCGGCACTGGCCGAGCAGCTGGACCGCACCGACGAACGCACCCGCCTGGACCAGGAGCGCCACGGCGCCATCCGCGTGGGCACCGCCGAGGAACTGGCCACGCTGGGCCGCCTGTTCGCGGTGATGGGCATGCACCCGGTGGGTTATTACGACCTGTCGGTGGCCGGCGTGCCGGTGCACTCCACTGCGTTCCGCCCGCGCACCGCCAAGGCGCTGGCGCACAACCCGTTCCGGGTGTTCACCTCGCTGCTGCGGCTGGAGTTGATCGAAGACGCCGCGTTGCGTGACGAATCGGCGCGCATCCTGGCCCGGCGCCGCATCTTCACCGACACCGCGCTGGCCCTGATCGACCAGGCCGAGCGCGACGGTGGTCTCCGCCAGGAAGACGCCCGCCGCTTCGTCATCGAATCGCTGGAGACGTTCCGCTGGCACGGCGATGCCACCGTGTCGCTGGCCACCTACCACGCGCTGCACGACGCGCACCGCCTGATTGCCGACGTGGTCAGCTTCCGTGGCCCGCACATCAACCACCTCACCCCGCGCACGCTGGACATCGACGCCGCCCAGGCCGCCATGCTCGCGCGCGGCATCGACGCCAAGGCCGTGGTTGAAGGTCCGCCGCCGCGCCGCTGCCCGATCCTGCTGCGCCAGACCAGCTTCAAGGCGCTGCAGGAAACGGTGCACTTCCCGTCTGGTGAGGCGGCCGACGCCGGCACCCACACCGCGCGGTTCGGCGAGATCGAACAGCGTGGCCTGGCACTGACGCCCAAGGGCCGCGCGCTGTACGACCAGCTGCTCGCCCAGGCACGCGACAGTGGCGGTGCCGGCAGCACCGGGCAGGACTACCCGACCCGCCTGGCCGCCGCGTTCACCGCGTTCCCGGACGACCACGCCACCCTGCGCCGCGAGGGCCTGGGCTACTACCGCTACGCCCTCACCGACGCCGGCCGCGCCGATTCGGCCGCCATCGGCGACCTGCCGGCCGAGGCCCTGATCGCCGCCGGTCTGGCCAGCGCCGACCCGATCGTCTACGAGGATTTCCTGCCGGTCAGTGCCGCGGGCATCTTCCAGTCGAACCTGGGCGGTGAAGAGCAACGCGCGTATGCCGCGCACGCCAACCGTGAGGCCTTCGAGCAGGCGCTGGGCATGCAGGTCGAAGACGAATTTGCGATCTACGAACGCCTGCAGGCCGAATCGCTGGCGACGCTGCGCAACGCGTAA